The Blautia obeum ATCC 29174 region TTATGACTGGAATGATAAGGAACACCGGCTTCTTTGCAATATTTCTTCAAACGGCGATTAAAGCTGTCTGTTGTCATAATCTCGCCGTTGGGTTCAAAGACATATATTCCATTTGGATTTAATTCCTTTGCTTTGTGAAGAATTTTAAGTGCTTCGTCTGTAAGGAACTGTTTACGGAATCCATGAGAAGTATTTCCTTTCATTTGATTTACTACTTTTACTTTTCGGCTTGAGAATGTTAAATCATCATTCAATGTACGTTCACAGGTCGCCTGTCTGTGAAAATATACAAGCCTGTTATTGTAGTCAATATCTTCCCAACGGATAGCTTTTGTTTCTCCAACACGGATAAACAGATAGAAAGATAACTGTATTGCAAGAGAATATGGCTCTATGATACACCGAAGATAATTTAATAACTTATGCGTATCATCACGGGAAAATACATTGTCACTTTGTACTTCTACTGGCTTATAGGTAAACTGTTTGAAATTCACATCAGAGACAGGATTATGTGATATAATTTCTTCTTCGATCGCATAACTCATTATTCCATTCAAAACAGAACGGGCATTACTGACTCGCTTGTGCGTGAACTGTCGGTCTTTTGTAGCTTCTCTGAAAAAGCGGATAAGCGTGATTGGTTTGATTTCGCCTATCTTCATTTTAACAAGTTCTGTATCTTTGAAAAATCTATTCCATTCAGATACATATTCTTGAATTGTTTTTGCTTTTACGGAAGTATAATCTCTTTTATACAAAAGCCATTCAGCATATAATTCTTCTAGTGTGACATTCTGACGGTTTTCAGCTTTCTGCTTTTCGATATAAAATCTGATGATTTCTTTTTCAAGGTTCTCTTTACTCTTCCTCTTAACAGGACGGCGTTTGTTAGGTTTGGTTTCATCGGGTAAATAAGTACGCCAGCTTTTTTCTGATTCCGAGTAATAAATTTCATATTTGTGATTCTTCAAGATTTTTTTATTTGCCATAATTTTAAAATCTTTGAAGACTTCATCTGTGGTCATGTTAGCACAGGTGGCTAACGTATTCAATAATGTTATATCTGAAAACGTAACGGGATTATCCATAAGATTCCCCCTTTACGCAAGGATTTTCTTTTTTTATTTTGATGTAGATAACACTGCTGTCCTTTAAGCATGAACCAGTAGATAAGAAAGCGTTGGTATCGTAAATTTGCCTTGTGTATTCTTTCTGAAAGACGATATTTTCTTTTTGTAAGTCATGTAAAATGTCTTCGGTCAGCATGACTTTTGTTTCGTGTGGAACTTTCAGATTTTGAGATTTAAAAAAGGCTTTTTTCTTATGTTCTTTCAAATCAAGGTCTTTTCCAAAATACTTGCTAAGATAACGACCTCTGTTTTCTTTGCTGTCTACATCAATGCGATTGATTTTAATAAATCCATGTGACCATAAATTCTGTAATTTTTCTTTTGCTATATACAGAAAATCAAAGAAAATAACATGATAATGGATTGCTCCACGCTTCTGTTTCTCCCACGTTGCAAGGTATTTTAATAACTGGGTTTTGGTATGGTACAAATAATAATTTAATCGCTGGATAAAATACTTAAATTCTCGGTTAGTTATCAGGATTTCCTGAATGTTTTCTTTAAATGTCAGCGTTACAAATTTTGTTTTGTTATCAAAGTTGCAGTCAACAATACGGGCAATATCCCAACGAGCCTGTTCGTAATGCTTCTGCTTGCGTTTTAAACTGTCATATTGCTTATGAGCTGACATTTCATCAAATTTTTTTCGGTTACTTGTGTCTGTTAAATCTGCCTTTTCTTTCGAGTGAATAAAAATAGGGTTTTCGTAAATATATACTTCTTTTGTAGTAGGAGTTTCAATGATTTTCGTATTGTATGCAAAACACTCTTTTGTTTTGCTCACGAATCTCACCTCATATCCCAATTTTTGTAATGAATGTTCCGATTGTTTTCGGAAGATGTTGTTTTATATATCAAGTATAGAGGTCAGCCAGTTCAGCACCTATGACGTTGTCCGGCACTGACTGGCTGACATAGTAGGGAAATTATTTCATTCCCACTTTTCTGATATTGGAAGCTTCTGCTTTGACAGAAAGACGTCCATTATAGAGACTAGCCCAAGTATGTAATCCATCAAATGAGACTGGAATCTGCCCTTTTTGTTCAAGTTCTTCGTTGGTAACAATCGCTGTGTTAGCTTTAATGCCTACTTTGACTTTTTCAAACTTTAATTTTGGAAGAAGAACTGTATAGTAGAATCCTAATTTTTCTTTTGTAGAAAAGTCTACCCAGTCAGAAACTTCTACTAACTGAAATTCCTCTTGCAGTTTGTCTGGATTTAAAATAAAGTCATTTCCTCTAATCATCGTTTCACCTCCTTATAGATATCTGATTATCAGATATTAAGATAATCTTATGATAAAACAAGCATTGCAGAATGTCAATAGAAAATATCTGAATATCCGATAAAAAGATTGACAGAGAAAATTTGATGAAATATAATGTGCTTATAAAGGAGGTTTGCTATGAATAAAATAAAAGAATTGCGGAAAGAAAAGAATATAACCGTTGCGGAACTTGCAAAAGAATTAGGCATTTCACAAAGTATGCTTACGAACTATGAAAATGGAAACGGAACACCGAGAGATGAATCTATATGGGAAAAATTATCACAGATATTCGGCGTGAGTAAAAGCCACGTTATGGGATTAACTACGGATATTGAAACAGCAAATAAGACAAAACAGTTGAAAGTGGTTGTGGATACATCTCAGCCGATCTCAATACAACCGAAGAATCAGACAGACCTTGATGTATTGATAAAACTGGATTTGATAGACAGTGAAGACATGGAAGAAGTGTCAGAATTTCTTGATAAACTGTTGGCACAGGAGAAATATGAGGGACGGAGAGAATCAAACGTTAAATATGTCGTTGAGTAGAAAATGCTTCTCAGCCGACCACTTGCCCAGTCGACCCGCCGCCCTGTTAGGAACCGTCGCACTGGGCATCCTTGCGGAACGTTAGTTTGCGAAAATACGAACAAAAGAATATAAGGAGAGGGAATAGCCGATACTACTTCAAAAGCAGTAATAGAGTGCTATTCTTTTTTATTATATTCAATGGTTGTAGTTCGGAATGGTTTGCTATTATTGTGCAAGTAATAAGTTGGATAATAGAGCTTGATTTCCAAGGTGGTAGGCGTACCATTGATTTTGTTATGTTCATTTTCAATGTCTTTGATTAATCCATCAATTTTCCAACATTTGTAAACAATTACAGTCAATTCAGTATCTCTGGTATCTGCACTGCTAAAGGATATGCTGTTAGTAATATGATAGTCCGGCAGTCTGAGATAATTATAGAGAACGGTCAGTAAACAGAGCATTGTGATTGTTGCTATGATTTTCTTTTTCATGTACATACCTCTTTTGTGTTATTAACAAGGGACTGACTGTATAGTACCTCACTATATAGTGAATTACTACATAAAGATTTAATAAATATACTTTATGTAGAGGTGCGGAACATGAATTATGGACATTTAGAATTAAGAATAGAAGAACTGTTACAAGAAAAAGGTATCAGTAAGAATATGATTTGTAAGGAACTCGATATCCCAAGGTCAAATTTCAATAGATATTGCAGAAATGAATTTCAAAGACTGGACGCAAATTTAATCTGTAAACTATGCAACTATTTTGAATGTGAAATTGGTGAGTTAATTCGATATGTAAAAGAATAAAGTGATAAATGGGTATGCGGAAATAAAAAATATTCGCATACCTTTTTAATTGAATATTTTATAAAATGGAATTATACTGTGTATAACATGAAACAGACAAATCGGTATTTAAGGAGGTGCTTATAAATGAAATTAGTAGATTTAGCAACAGGTCCTGATTGGATAGTGTGGATTGTCTTTGTGATATTTGCTGTATTTTCTATTATTTTACTTTCTGGACACGGGAGTTGGTTTATTTCCGGATATAATACGGCTTCAAAAGAAGAAAAGGAAAAATATGATGAAAAGAAGTTATGCAGAACAATAGGAATTGGAATGTCTATTATAGCAATTCTTGCATTGACAATGGGCTTGCTTGAAAATATTTTGCCTGCATTTTTTGTATATATTGCATTGGGGATTATTTTGGTTGATGTCGTAGTAATTATCATTTTAGGAAATACACTATGCAGAAAGTAACAACTTTTTAGTTTGTATGCGACAAACGTTTGAACACTTTTTGAACACCGCAACCGTGATGAAGTCCTCAAAGCCCCTTTCTATCAGTATTTGTGATTGCTTAAAACGGTTCGATTCCGGTCTGCGGCACGATTAGAAAGTCTCAAACTCTTGTTTTTGCAGGGTTTGGGACTTTTTGTTTTGGTAAAAATGTGAAAAATGTGAGAATTTAAGAATGATAATTTGTTAACAACTTCAGACTTTTTTTCTTGTATTCCGTAATATTTTGCTATATACTGTGATGAAAGACATCGAAAGGCGGTCAGACCAAAATTGGACGTAATAAAGACATTTGGAAATTATGTGGAAAAATGGTGTGAGGGACACCCGGAAAGAGCACGTTGGCTTCTGAAAACAGGCTGGGAGGCAGAAAACCTGAAATTTACCGTGGCACCATCGAAGCGAATGAATCCATCAGATCAATATCTTGCAAAGTTAATGATGAATGTCATGCTGCAGCCATTAAAACATCCGGAAAGTTCTGTTTTGGTAAGTGTATTCACTCCATGTGAGCTGATACAGGAGGCAGGATTATATCCATATAATGTGGAAAGCTTTTCTTGTTATCTGACTGCATCTCAGGCAGAGCGTGCATTTCTTCAGAATGCAGAAGACTCAGGGCTTTCAGAGACTCTCTGCAGTTATCACAAAACGTTTATTGGAGCAGCAGAGAAAGGGCTTCTGCCAAAACCGAAATGCATTGTATATACGAACCTTGCATGCGATGCAAATCTTCTTACTTTTCACAGATTGGCAGAATTTTATCATGTGCCGGTCTTTTCGATTGATGTGCCATCCAGACAGACAGCGTCAAATGTAGCTTATGTAGCGGCACAGCTGAGGGCTTTAAAGAGATTTCTTGAACAAACGACAGGTAGATTAATTGATGAAGATCTGCTGGCTGAGAGAGTTGCGAGAGGTCGGGAAACACTGGAA contains the following coding sequences:
- a CDS encoding tyrosine-type recombinase/integrase, encoding MDNPVTFSDITLLNTLATCANMTTDEVFKDFKIMANKKILKNHKYEIYYSESEKSWRTYLPDETKPNKRRPVKRKSKENLEKEIIRFYIEKQKAENRQNVTLEELYAEWLLYKRDYTSVKAKTIQEYVSEWNRFFKDTELVKMKIGEIKPITLIRFFREATKDRQFTHKRVSNARSVLNGIMSYAIEEEIISHNPVSDVNFKQFTYKPVEVQSDNVFSRDDTHKLLNYLRCIIEPYSLAIQLSFYLFIRVGETKAIRWEDIDYNNRLVYFHRQATCERTLNDDLTFSSRKVKVVNQMKGNTSHGFRKQFLTDEALKILHKAKELNPNGIYVFEPNGEIMTTDSFNRRLKKYCKEAGVPYHSSHKIRFYNASTAFDGNNLTTLSYLMGHSETATTLHYLRNVNKRKNDRLAFQNLGISS
- a CDS encoding rolling circle replication-associated protein, which codes for MSKTKECFAYNTKIIETPTTKEVYIYENPIFIHSKEKADLTDTSNRKKFDEMSAHKQYDSLKRKQKHYEQARWDIARIVDCNFDNKTKFVTLTFKENIQEILITNREFKYFIQRLNYYLYHTKTQLLKYLATWEKQKRGAIHYHVIFFDFLYIAKEKLQNLWSHGFIKINRIDVDSKENRGRYLSKYFGKDLDLKEHKKKAFFKSQNLKVPHETKVMLTEDILHDLQKENIVFQKEYTRQIYDTNAFLSTGSCLKDSSVIYIKIKKENPCVKGESYG
- a CDS encoding helix-turn-helix domain-containing protein, yielding MNKIKELRKEKNITVAELAKELGISQSMLTNYENGNGTPRDESIWEKLSQIFGVSKSHVMGLTTDIETANKTKQLKVVVDTSQPISIQPKNQTDLDVLIKLDLIDSEDMEEVSEFLDKLLAQEKYEGRRESNVKYVVE
- a CDS encoding helix-turn-helix domain-containing protein, with the protein product MNYGHLELRIEELLQEKGISKNMICKELDIPRSNFNRYCRNEFQRLDANLICKLCNYFECEIGELIRYVKE
- a CDS encoding DUF3784 domain-containing protein, yielding MKLVDLATGPDWIVWIVFVIFAVFSIILLSGHGSWFISGYNTASKEEKEKYDEKKLCRTIGIGMSIIAILALTMGLLENILPAFFVYIALGIILVDVVVIIILGNTLCRK
- a CDS encoding 2-hydroxyacyl-CoA dehydratase subunit D, producing the protein MDVIKTFGNYVEKWCEGHPERARWLLKTGWEAENLKFTVAPSKRMNPSDQYLAKLMMNVMLQPLKHPESSVLVSVFTPCELIQEAGLYPYNVESFSCYLTASQAERAFLQNAEDSGLSETLCSYHKTFIGAAEKGLLPKPKCIVYTNLACDANLLTFHRLAEFYHVPVFSIDVPSRQTASNVAYVAAQLRALKRFLEQTTGRLIDEDLLAERVARGRETLEEFEKFQSARADRFIPSDLVSPLYSGMTNNILLGTEEEKLYTEKLLKDIKNAPPKKGKHIYWMHTIPFWSDAVKEALLLNDSAQIVGCELSQVADLSVHSEDPYEEMAMRLVYHALNGPISRRIEAGIHHAKQAGADGAVWFNHWGCKHTLGGSRIAKKRFEEAGIPMLILDGDGCDRSHGGEGQTSTRLGAFLEMLGDFDHE